A single Desulfobaculum xiamenense DNA region contains:
- a CDS encoding CinA family protein, producing the protein MQHSDDMNEMIERLGDALRERGWFASTAESCTGGLVAHLLTNVPGSSEWFLGGVVAYANEVKTGLLGVPEAVLRAHGAVSRETVLAMVEGLCPLVKAHCGVAVSGIAGPGGGTPDKPVGTVWMAWNVNGARNAQVFHFEGGRDAIKAATARQAIAGLLERVTHG; encoded by the coding sequence ATGCAACACTCTGATGATATGAACGAAATGATCGAACGATTGGGCGACGCGCTGCGCGAACGCGGCTGGTTCGCCTCTACGGCGGAATCCTGCACCGGCGGGCTGGTGGCGCACCTGCTAACCAACGTCCCCGGCAGTTCCGAGTGGTTTCTGGGCGGCGTGGTGGCCTATGCCAACGAGGTCAAGACAGGACTTCTGGGCGTGCCCGAAGCCGTGCTACGCGCACACGGCGCCGTAAGCCGCGAGACCGTGCTGGCCATGGTCGAGGGGCTGTGCCCACTGGTCAAGGCCCACTGCGGCGTGGCCGTATCGGGCATTGCCGGACCGGGCGGCGGCACGCCGGACAAGCCCGTGGGCACGGTCTGGATGGCGTGGAACGTGAATGGAGCGCGTAACGCGCAGGTCTTCCACTTCGAGGGCGGGCGCGACGCCATCAAGGCCGCAACGGCCCGGCAGGCCATCGCCGGACTACTGGAACGCGTGACGCACGGCTGA